From Gimesia panareensis, the proteins below share one genomic window:
- a CDS encoding outer membrane protein assembly factor BamB family protein — MRALLPLIALTCLIPPPTIQATPPISPTTKTETTWEEWPQWRGPRGDGTWNGPPLKTNWPKSGLKKLWAHDLGGGYGGISVAHQKVYVMDRPAVSAEDQQNASGIHSHRVKRQNIERILCFDALTGKKIWAHEYPCDYKDLDYGNGPRAAPTIVEEVVYSLGTMGDVRCLSAKTGDVIWKKQLVTDFGGKVPQWGYAAAPYVIGDLVILLPGGKEQGTAIVALDRKTGTERWRSLSDTAGYATPLLIQHQGQNQLIVWSPNHIHSIDPNTGQHFWSVPYKITYGVAIANPIAHEGLVFVAGYWDGSKAIQLGSQPEQADLKWEDRRNLRGLMSQPLYRDGYAYLLDKKFGLTCFEFATGKKIWDDDNRMTPGNTRNPQATMVWLKHQEPRALILNSEGDLILAELTPAGYRELTRTNLIGETWAHPAYAENRIFLRSNTQIIAYELPVAEPIDESP; from the coding sequence ATGCGTGCCTTACTTCCGCTGATTGCCCTGACCTGCCTGATCCCCCCTCCAACCATTCAGGCAACCCCGCCGATATCCCCCACAACCAAAACAGAAACGACCTGGGAGGAATGGCCTCAATGGCGTGGCCCGCGTGGTGACGGGACATGGAACGGACCACCTCTTAAAACGAACTGGCCCAAGTCGGGACTGAAAAAACTCTGGGCACACGATCTGGGAGGAGGCTACGGAGGCATCTCAGTTGCTCATCAAAAAGTTTATGTCATGGATCGCCCTGCGGTCTCTGCTGAAGATCAGCAAAATGCCTCTGGGATTCACAGTCACCGGGTCAAACGCCAGAACATCGAACGCATTCTCTGTTTCGACGCGCTGACCGGCAAAAAGATCTGGGCACACGAGTATCCCTGTGATTATAAAGACCTGGATTATGGAAATGGCCCACGCGCTGCCCCGACCATCGTTGAAGAGGTTGTCTACTCCCTGGGCACCATGGGCGATGTCCGCTGTCTGTCTGCAAAAACCGGGGATGTGATCTGGAAAAAACAGCTTGTCACAGACTTTGGGGGCAAAGTTCCTCAATGGGGTTATGCCGCTGCTCCCTATGTGATCGGAGACCTCGTCATCCTGTTGCCCGGAGGGAAAGAGCAGGGGACTGCAATCGTCGCCCTGGATCGGAAAACAGGTACCGAGCGCTGGAGAAGCCTCTCCGATACCGCCGGCTATGCCACTCCTCTGCTGATTCAACACCAGGGACAAAATCAATTAATCGTCTGGTCTCCCAATCACATCCACAGCATCGATCCAAACACCGGACAGCACTTCTGGTCGGTCCCTTACAAAATCACCTATGGTGTCGCAATTGCCAACCCCATCGCCCATGAGGGACTGGTCTTTGTCGCAGGCTACTGGGATGGCTCCAAAGCGATTCAACTGGGTTCACAACCGGAGCAGGCCGATCTCAAATGGGAAGACCGTCGAAATCTGAGAGGCCTGATGTCCCAACCACTCTACCGTGACGGTTATGCCTACCTGCTCGATAAAAAGTTCGGCCTGACCTGTTTTGAGTTCGCAACCGGAAAAAAAATCTGGGATGATGACAATCGGATGACGCCGGGAAATACACGCAATCCGCAGGCAACCATGGTCTGGCTCAAACATCAGGAACCTCGTGCGCTGATTCTCAACTCTGAGGGGGACCTGATCCTGGCAGAGCTGACACCTGCCGGCTACCGGGAATTGACCCGTACCAACCTGATAGGAGAGACATGGGCTCATCCCGCCTATGCGGAAAACCGCATATTTCTGCGGAGTAATACACAAATCATCGCGTATGAGCTTCCGGTCGCAGAGCCGATTGACGAATCCCCATAA
- the pgsA gene encoding CDP-diacylglycerol--glycerol-3-phosphate 3-phosphatidyltransferase, with protein sequence MNSTSERQSDNPGPGTELLGPEIWNLPNLITVSRLVLSLILFVIIYLEGWWKTSACLFILAAATDFLDGYFARKYNQVTTLGRIMDPFVDKIIICGAFIFLLERGTASGVNAWLVLIIIGREMFITSLRGFLEKQGRDFSASWSGKIKMGVQCVAVVLSLLSLSPEPPFNTSGFMLLRDITIWSAALITLYSGIDYVFRASRMLRRNPL encoded by the coding sequence ATGAATTCGACTTCGGAACGCCAATCCGATAATCCCGGGCCGGGCACGGAACTCTTAGGGCCAGAAATCTGGAACCTGCCCAATCTGATTACCGTCAGTCGGCTGGTACTCTCATTGATCCTGTTTGTGATCATCTACCTCGAAGGTTGGTGGAAGACCTCTGCCTGTCTGTTTATTCTGGCAGCGGCGACCGACTTCCTGGACGGGTATTTTGCCCGTAAATACAATCAGGTCACAACTCTGGGCCGGATCATGGACCCGTTCGTTGATAAAATCATCATCTGCGGTGCTTTTATTTTTCTGCTGGAACGGGGTACCGCGTCCGGTGTCAATGCCTGGTTAGTATTGATCATCATCGGACGAGAAATGTTCATTACCAGCCTGCGCGGCTTTCTTGAAAAGCAGGGGCGTGATTTTTCAGCCAGTTGGAGCGGTAAGATCAAAATGGGCGTGCAATGCGTTGCAGTCGTGCTCAGCCTGTTATCATTAAGCCCGGAGCCGCCCTTTAACACTTCGGGATTTATGCTGCTGCGAGATATCACTATCTGGTCTGCTGCTCTGATTACGCTCTATAGCGGAATCGATTATGTCTTCCGCGCTTCCAGAATGTTGAGACGTAACCCGCTGTAA
- a CDS encoding site-2 protease family protein produces the protein MTDENQPRPPSDQIIVVQPDDYQTEVKDYSTRQPAYHSPPSPPRSKMPLILFILTCLSTLIVGGIKGPFLPLPGQLQLLFYQINAMGWSTFLSNGFSYAGPVMLILLSHEMGHYLQSRRYHIPATRPLFIPMPMSPFGTMGAVILQRGGVANRKQMFDIAVSGPLAGLVFAIPFAYWGLLNSTVETVIPESGAVSFGEPLILKWMITLVHGPLAENQEIAMNSMLFAGWVGIFITALNLIPIGQLDGGHILYTLIGKRANTIAYLILLSAIGYMSYTGEFSYSLLILLLIFFGVAHPPTADDTVKLGPMRTIIGWSTLAFFIIGFTVTPITIH, from the coding sequence ATGACTGACGAAAACCAGCCGCGACCACCTTCTGACCAGATCATCGTCGTGCAACCTGATGACTATCAGACCGAGGTGAAGGATTATTCAACCAGGCAGCCGGCTTACCACAGCCCTCCATCTCCGCCCCGCAGTAAGATGCCGCTGATTCTGTTTATCCTGACGTGCCTGAGTACTCTGATTGTCGGTGGCATCAAAGGGCCATTTCTGCCACTTCCCGGTCAGTTACAGCTGTTATTCTATCAAATTAACGCAATGGGCTGGTCCACGTTTCTGAGCAATGGCTTCTCTTACGCCGGCCCCGTCATGCTGATTCTGCTCTCACATGAAATGGGCCATTATCTACAGTCACGGCGTTACCACATCCCGGCCACGCGTCCGCTATTTATTCCCATGCCCATGAGTCCCTTCGGTACCATGGGCGCTGTCATTCTCCAGCGGGGTGGAGTTGCCAATCGCAAACAGATGTTTGACATCGCCGTTTCCGGACCGCTGGCCGGTCTGGTGTTTGCCATCCCGTTCGCTTACTGGGGGCTGCTCAATTCAACGGTAGAAACAGTCATTCCCGAATCGGGTGCAGTGAGCTTTGGCGAACCCCTGATCCTGAAATGGATGATTACGCTGGTGCATGGCCCCCTGGCTGAAAATCAGGAAATTGCCATGAACTCCATGCTGTTCGCAGGCTGGGTCGGAATTTTCATCACAGCCTTAAACCTGATTCCCATCGGTCAGCTGGATGGAGGTCATATCCTGTATACACTGATTGGTAAGCGGGCCAATACCATCGCATATCTGATCCTGCTCTCCGCGATTGGATATATGTCTTATACCGGTGAATTCTCGTATTCACTGCTGATCCTGCTGCTCATATTCTTCGGGGTGGCTCATCCTCCAACAGCCGATGACACAGTCAAACTGGGCCCCATGCGAACCATCATTGGCTGGTCGACGCTGGCCTTTTTCATCATTGGCTTCACCGTGACCCCGATCACGATTCACTAA
- a CDS encoding NPCBM/NEW2 domain-containing protein — translation MDRILRSSLCGMALMMLCLSQRGRADEILLYDGKKISGQIQKIDVDALTVEVGKATRKVNLFDITSYKFVQPALPRNVSQLLIDGEKPSYAKGPRTAKVKLRKGYQRFTLPFYHTLGVAKLEIKMSGPGLKNAEVPREMLSRVTDQVRKIATSEYRVDKAGFRLPLDVKQPERYVAYRLLEWKDPDAVKSILDLRYLPVKRYGASPRLALLTKRSAIHFGIIYEGLIKIPQDGEYTFSIETDKNSKAQLYIGDFPRELYRKSKGKKASGWQIAFAEQGKLTGEIKKWDANGIGVNLPVASQDVEVTLIPEAVHEIWKMAEGFSQPASPERKNESKTEDTAYIRTSDGKVVRVVGEVLGMNDQSLRFLYQGQEREVKRERVVGLVLHKKRSEKKNHLKLMSLNRLIGGSQVPGVVASDEASQVTIRLPWGEQVSISREDLESVKTINARSVSLTEMIPESVTQVPFFNQILPYQVNRSFSGKDLQIGKQVFKKGLCVHAKTVLVYQLDQQFEKFNVTPGLQNGTGELGNVAVSIVADGNTLFENQEFTSQTQQESLNVDVSGCSTLTLTVDFGKNQNVGDRFVWGAPQLIRASPQGLAVSKK, via the coding sequence ATGGATCGTATTTTGCGTTCGTCTCTCTGTGGAATGGCCCTCATGATGCTCTGCTTAAGCCAGAGGGGACGGGCAGACGAAATCCTGCTTTATGACGGTAAAAAGATCAGCGGACAAATCCAGAAGATCGATGTGGATGCATTGACTGTCGAAGTTGGTAAAGCGACACGGAAAGTGAATCTGTTTGATATTACCTCTTACAAGTTTGTTCAGCCTGCCCTTCCCCGGAATGTCAGTCAGTTGTTGATCGACGGTGAGAAGCCCAGTTATGCCAAAGGGCCGCGCACTGCGAAAGTGAAATTGCGCAAGGGCTATCAACGGTTTACCCTCCCTTTCTATCACACGTTGGGAGTCGCAAAGCTCGAAATCAAAATGTCGGGACCGGGGCTCAAAAATGCCGAGGTTCCCAGGGAGATGCTCTCGCGCGTGACAGATCAGGTGCGGAAGATCGCCACAAGTGAGTATCGTGTGGATAAAGCGGGTTTTCGATTACCGTTGGATGTCAAGCAGCCGGAGCGTTACGTAGCCTATCGATTGCTGGAATGGAAAGATCCTGATGCTGTGAAATCGATATTGGATTTACGCTATCTTCCCGTGAAACGATACGGAGCGAGTCCTCGACTGGCGCTGCTCACAAAACGGAGTGCCATTCATTTCGGTATTATCTATGAGGGACTGATCAAGATCCCGCAGGATGGTGAGTATACGTTTTCGATCGAGACCGACAAAAACAGCAAGGCCCAATTGTATATCGGCGATTTTCCGCGTGAATTGTATCGCAAGTCCAAAGGAAAGAAAGCATCCGGTTGGCAGATCGCCTTTGCCGAACAGGGAAAACTGACTGGAGAGATCAAAAAATGGGATGCCAATGGGATTGGCGTCAATCTGCCGGTGGCTTCTCAGGATGTCGAAGTCACATTGATCCCAGAGGCGGTACATGAGATCTGGAAGATGGCTGAGGGATTCAGTCAGCCGGCCAGCCCTGAACGAAAAAATGAATCCAAGACTGAGGATACCGCTTACATCCGGACCAGTGATGGTAAGGTCGTTCGAGTTGTTGGTGAAGTGTTAGGAATGAATGACCAGAGCCTGCGTTTTCTTTATCAGGGTCAGGAGCGGGAGGTCAAACGGGAGCGAGTCGTGGGACTGGTCCTGCACAAAAAACGAAGTGAGAAAAAAAATCATCTGAAACTGATGAGTCTGAACAGGTTGATTGGTGGTTCTCAGGTTCCCGGAGTTGTCGCTTCTGATGAGGCTTCGCAGGTGACGATCAGGCTCCCCTGGGGAGAGCAGGTTTCTATCTCCAGAGAAGATCTGGAGTCTGTCAAAACGATTAACGCCCGCTCTGTATCATTGACAGAAATGATTCCGGAAAGTGTGACTCAGGTTCCCTTTTTTAATCAGATTCTGCCGTATCAGGTGAATCGTTCGTTCTCCGGAAAAGATTTACAGATAGGAAAGCAGGTCTTCAAGAAAGGCTTGTGTGTGCACGCGAAGACGGTGTTGGTATATCAACTTGATCAGCAATTTGAAAAATTCAACGTGACACCTGGCTTACAGAATGGAACGGGTGAATTAGGAAATGTGGCGGTTTCCATCGTAGCAGATGGAAATACTCTGTTTGAGAATCAGGAATTCACCAGCCAGACGCAACAGGAGTCGCTGAATGTGGATGTGAGTGGCTGTTCAACTCTGACACTGACCGTAGATTTTGGTAAGAACCAGAATGTCGGCGATCGGTTTGTCTGGGGGGCTCCCCAGTTGATCCGGGCGTCTCCTCAGGGGCTGGCCGTGAGTAAAAAATAA
- a CDS encoding vWA domain-containing protein — MNRFLEMLFGIQSSSWTEGGHWSAQWVGLPSGDRMLFLILGVLVLVIGGWWLYQRDARQVPLLRRCMLYGIRIALVLLVIAMLLEPILVLSKEEKIPSHLLVLLDTSQSMSLNDAWQDEEQAMDVSRGLGMSSDVDALRRMNRLQLAHKLVNESFLKDLSADGTRTVHLHSFSDKFDPEALSVSKEWQAGGNATAIASSLRQALLSYSGMPLSGVLLISDGQSTSGEPPEEVLQMLSDEGIPLVSVGVGTTDGPRNVAITELEVSPVVFVQDANQLTVHIESRGMQAESATLLIEQRRNGGPWQEFINEDIVLNLDGQLQPRTYQFSETKTGKVEFRAKMIDTGPEISQDDNLASAEVRVIRQRLNVLFIAGSTFPEVQFLRNTFLRDRQINLSTWLMAADKTYEHPGDLPIRRLPVTQEELNEYDCVILYDPDPNGWPINFPELLTNFVTKAGGGLVYIAGEMQTANMFDHQSDPSLGWLNLLPVIREPGLFRSQVQIRLSARSPWKLDVTDQGVQDSIFNFASDKQANEQLLKNLPGMFWHFPVTKAKPGATILAVHADPRMRNEYGQEVLIASQRVGPGWSIFIGFDSTYRWRYLNEQLFDGFWARVVDRAGRSKQLGGNYPFRLSTPQAQYQPGGQAKIVARFLDETQVEPGLQRLYGEVERGDDQPVPLTLTEGNQRGEFSTTFPVTQPGTYFVRVWMGDEAAGATVKAATMPIKVEFPNQELENPALDEAYLQTMSSSTGGRVYQLSEAEKIVNAFKIKQVSRFLEERQEIWDAPIFYILIFGLLVTEWIVRKWCRLI, encoded by the coding sequence TTGAACCGATTTCTGGAAATGTTGTTCGGCATTCAATCTTCGTCCTGGACCGAAGGGGGCCACTGGTCTGCGCAGTGGGTCGGCCTACCATCCGGCGATCGGATGCTGTTCCTCATTCTGGGAGTTCTGGTTCTGGTGATCGGAGGCTGGTGGTTGTATCAACGCGATGCCCGTCAGGTTCCGCTGCTCCGCCGCTGTATGCTGTATGGGATTCGGATTGCGCTGGTTCTGTTGGTAATCGCGATGCTGCTCGAACCGATTCTGGTGTTGAGCAAAGAAGAAAAGATTCCCTCGCATCTGCTGGTGCTGCTCGATACTTCACAGTCAATGTCATTGAACGATGCCTGGCAGGACGAGGAACAGGCGATGGATGTCTCCCGCGGGCTGGGCATGTCGTCCGATGTTGACGCGCTTCGCAGAATGAACCGTTTGCAGCTCGCGCACAAACTGGTTAATGAATCATTTCTGAAGGATCTGTCTGCCGATGGCACCCGCACAGTTCATTTACACAGCTTCAGTGATAAATTCGATCCGGAAGCTCTGTCAGTTTCCAAAGAATGGCAAGCCGGTGGGAATGCAACTGCGATTGCCAGCTCCCTCCGACAGGCGCTACTCTCGTACTCGGGAATGCCGTTGTCGGGAGTTCTGCTGATCAGTGATGGTCAATCGACCTCAGGTGAACCGCCTGAAGAGGTCTTACAGATGCTGTCCGATGAAGGGATTCCTCTGGTTTCTGTCGGAGTGGGTACAACCGATGGGCCACGAAATGTAGCGATTACAGAACTGGAAGTCAGCCCGGTCGTATTTGTGCAGGATGCGAATCAGCTGACCGTGCATATTGAGTCCCGGGGAATGCAGGCCGAATCCGCGACGCTGTTGATAGAACAACGCCGTAATGGAGGTCCCTGGCAGGAATTCATCAATGAGGATATCGTGCTGAATCTGGATGGCCAGTTGCAACCCAGGACCTATCAGTTCAGCGAAACTAAAACCGGTAAGGTCGAATTTCGGGCAAAAATGATCGATACGGGACCGGAGATTTCACAGGATGACAATCTGGCCTCTGCCGAAGTACGAGTAATTCGCCAGCGGTTGAACGTGCTGTTTATCGCCGGATCCACGTTTCCGGAAGTGCAATTTCTGCGAAATACGTTTCTTCGGGATCGCCAGATTAACCTTTCGACCTGGTTGATGGCGGCAGACAAAACCTACGAGCATCCGGGCGATCTACCGATCCGCCGCTTGCCCGTCACCCAGGAAGAACTGAATGAATATGACTGTGTGATTCTGTACGACCCCGATCCCAACGGCTGGCCCATCAACTTTCCGGAATTGCTCACCAATTTTGTGACCAAAGCAGGAGGTGGACTGGTCTATATCGCCGGTGAAATGCAGACTGCCAATATGTTCGATCATCAGTCAGATCCGTCATTGGGCTGGTTAAATTTATTACCCGTGATCCGGGAACCGGGATTGTTTCGCTCACAGGTCCAGATTCGATTAAGCGCCCGCTCTCCATGGAAACTGGATGTGACGGATCAGGGAGTACAGGACTCGATATTTAACTTTGCCAGCGATAAACAGGCGAACGAACAGCTTTTAAAAAACCTGCCAGGCATGTTCTGGCATTTTCCGGTAACGAAAGCAAAGCCGGGGGCCACTATCCTCGCGGTCCATGCGGATCCCCGCATGCGGAATGAGTATGGTCAGGAAGTGCTGATTGCTTCCCAGCGCGTGGGGCCCGGGTGGTCGATTTTTATCGGCTTTGACAGTACCTACCGCTGGCGTTATCTGAATGAGCAGTTATTCGATGGTTTCTGGGCCCGTGTAGTCGATCGTGCCGGGCGGAGCAAACAGCTGGGGGGCAATTATCCCTTCAGGCTGTCGACCCCACAGGCACAATATCAGCCGGGAGGACAGGCAAAGATCGTGGCCCGGTTTCTGGATGAGACACAGGTCGAACCGGGGTTACAGCGTCTGTATGGCGAAGTGGAACGGGGCGATGATCAGCCCGTTCCTCTGACGTTGACCGAAGGGAATCAGCGCGGCGAATTTTCAACGACGTTCCCGGTGACGCAGCCGGGGACTTATTTTGTGCGTGTCTGGATGGGAGACGAAGCGGCTGGGGCAACTGTGAAGGCGGCTACGATGCCGATCAAAGTCGAATTCCCCAACCAGGAACTGGAAAACCCGGCACTGGATGAAGCGTATCTGCAGACAATGTCGAGCTCGACAGGGGGCCGCGTTTATCAGTTGTCTGAAGCAGAGAAAATCGTAAATGCCTTCAAGATTAAACAGGTCTCCCGGTTTCTGGAAGAACGTCAGGAAATCTGGGATGCCCCGATTTTCTATATCCTGATTTTTGGATTACTGGTCACCGAGTGGATTGTGAGAAAGTGGTGTCGCCTGATTTAA
- a CDS encoding BatA domain-containing protein, with product MHFLAPLLLTGTVLATAPIIIHLLNRRRFIRVDWAPMEYLKLTLKTNRRRLRLEQWLLLAIRTLAVLALFLAVARPISSGTNLAGFLAVEGRASRVIVLDDSLSMAYQTGEQSSFSRAQNAVRQVLNQLGPQDSVSVVLASQPTQPLVRMAHLTEKERDKLVSRMNELPSCQMASHWISTLEDVDRQLEEATFPVKEVIIVTDLWSAGWTSEVRDLFDRWSGDQVTVRFIDIGAEPTGNRVLRSLEQNSRIALVDQEVKLTAVIENSSTEPLKSGQALLDVDGNITPVTLPEIPAEKTVSVPVSVRFDQPGQHVVKLSIPADQLLEDNICRKLVNVRQMVDVVLVDGEPGLNPFESETDFLALALSAGNSNWQVTQAESSTWKSQLLTAPDLIVLANVDQLSKERVAELEELVSLGTGLMIFAGDQCDLQLYNERLFKGGKGLLPARINQIQDLQSQGLVVEPIADSPIELLKNLTPELLSRVRPRRFADVVLDPGEEKQVRVLARWNDPQQSPAVLEKRFGEGRVLFWSITADKSWSDWPAEASFVLAMRVAAQEIAAEIQRGENLIAGEPIHFELETITAPQSGELIWQDRDLKPQEIRFGSEAETKTILTSDPIRFAGVVQAAWQDTQTGEQSQKFAINANVEDSLQDKLNEQELQQYLGRMPLKLIRYQGKEMDLSTAGTELWRYLAVVLLGCLISESMLATWIGRRR from the coding sequence ATGCATTTCCTGGCCCCTCTATTACTGACGGGAACGGTTCTGGCAACCGCTCCTATCATCATCCACCTGTTAAACCGCAGACGGTTTATCAGAGTGGACTGGGCGCCGATGGAATACCTGAAACTGACACTGAAAACCAACCGCAGGCGGTTACGGCTGGAACAATGGTTGCTACTGGCAATCAGGACACTGGCAGTCCTGGCCCTGTTTCTGGCTGTTGCCCGTCCCATCAGTTCCGGGACGAATCTGGCTGGATTTCTGGCAGTGGAAGGTCGGGCAAGTCGCGTGATCGTCCTGGATGATTCATTGAGCATGGCGTACCAGACTGGCGAGCAGTCTTCATTCAGCCGGGCCCAAAATGCAGTTCGGCAGGTGCTGAACCAACTGGGCCCTCAGGATTCCGTTTCGGTGGTTCTGGCCTCACAGCCGACGCAGCCCCTGGTTCGCATGGCGCATCTCACAGAAAAGGAACGGGATAAATTGGTCTCACGGATGAATGAACTCCCTTCCTGCCAGATGGCCAGCCATTGGATTTCAACTCTGGAAGACGTGGATCGTCAGTTGGAAGAAGCGACATTTCCAGTCAAGGAAGTGATTATCGTTACTGATCTCTGGTCTGCCGGCTGGACCTCGGAAGTACGGGATCTGTTTGATCGCTGGTCTGGAGACCAGGTGACAGTACGTTTTATCGATATTGGTGCCGAGCCGACCGGCAACCGGGTATTACGTTCTCTGGAGCAGAACAGCCGGATTGCTCTGGTGGATCAGGAAGTCAAACTGACTGCCGTAATCGAGAATTCCAGCACGGAGCCGTTGAAGTCAGGACAGGCTCTACTGGATGTGGACGGTAATATCACTCCCGTCACATTGCCGGAAATCCCGGCAGAGAAAACCGTCAGTGTGCCGGTGAGTGTGCGCTTTGATCAACCCGGCCAGCATGTGGTTAAGCTGTCAATTCCCGCCGATCAGTTACTGGAGGATAACATCTGTCGGAAGCTGGTCAACGTGCGTCAGATGGTCGATGTGGTACTCGTCGATGGAGAGCCCGGGCTTAATCCCTTTGAAAGTGAAACTGACTTTCTGGCGCTGGCTTTGTCTGCCGGTAATTCTAACTGGCAGGTCACGCAGGCGGAAAGTTCGACCTGGAAATCTCAGCTGCTGACGGCACCGGATTTGATTGTACTGGCGAACGTAGATCAACTGTCGAAGGAGCGGGTGGCAGAACTGGAAGAGCTGGTTTCACTGGGGACCGGATTAATGATTTTCGCTGGTGATCAGTGTGATCTGCAGCTGTATAACGAACGACTCTTTAAGGGAGGAAAAGGGCTGTTACCCGCCCGCATCAATCAGATTCAGGACCTGCAGTCGCAGGGGCTGGTGGTTGAGCCGATTGCCGATTCGCCCATTGAACTGCTCAAGAATTTAACCCCGGAACTGTTGAGCCGGGTACGCCCTCGTCGATTTGCCGATGTTGTACTCGATCCCGGTGAAGAAAAACAGGTTCGCGTATTGGCACGCTGGAATGATCCACAGCAGTCCCCTGCAGTTCTGGAAAAGCGTTTTGGCGAAGGACGCGTGCTGTTCTGGAGCATTACCGCGGATAAGAGCTGGAGCGACTGGCCGGCGGAGGCGAGTTTTGTGCTGGCGATGCGTGTTGCAGCACAGGAGATCGCTGCTGAAATCCAGCGTGGCGAGAATCTGATTGCCGGTGAACCGATTCACTTCGAACTGGAAACAATCACAGCTCCCCAGTCTGGAGAACTGATCTGGCAGGATCGTGATCTGAAACCGCAGGAAATTCGGTTTGGTTCTGAAGCAGAAACGAAAACTATTTTGACATCTGATCCGATCCGATTTGCGGGGGTCGTGCAAGCAGCGTGGCAGGATACGCAGACCGGTGAACAGTCACAAAAATTTGCGATCAATGCGAATGTGGAAGATTCGTTACAGGACAAATTGAATGAGCAGGAATTACAGCAGTACCTGGGCCGGATGCCCTTGAAGCTGATTCGTTATCAGGGCAAGGAAATGGATCTGTCCACAGCCGGAACTGAGTTATGGCGTTACCTGGCCGTCGTGTTACTCGGCTGCCTGATCTCCGAGAGTATGCTGGCGACCTGGATTGGTCGTCGTCGATAA
- a CDS encoding DUF58 domain-containing protein translates to MNTYLNPEIAGSLAGIGFKARQPVEGSIAGLHRSPLHGLSPEFADYRSYTPGDDLKNLDWKAYARSDRFYIKRFEEESNLRAVFIVDSSSSMKYGAPEYSKYDCAATIAVSLSSVLLKQRDAVGLAILNDRVQEDLRTGSTASHLAKFMEVLQNVELQGETDIGPAVSQVADQIHRRGIVVVLSDLLTPLDPFYESLGKLQYAGHEVIVMHVLHRDEVELPFKDSVIFKDIEGEEEIFAEPWAFHKAYQAAMEEFIQETRQRCQFCGIDYLQIFTDDDLSRVLSSYLHNRQYAGSKTHRGRMTSLGGASSSEMLETDSPAPDNRTKP, encoded by the coding sequence TTGAACACATACTTAAATCCTGAGATCGCAGGCAGTCTGGCCGGTATTGGATTTAAGGCCCGTCAGCCGGTCGAAGGTTCGATTGCCGGACTGCACCGAAGTCCCCTGCATGGGCTCTCGCCGGAATTTGCCGACTATCGCAGTTACACACCCGGCGATGATCTGAAAAATCTGGACTGGAAAGCGTACGCGCGTTCCGATCGGTTTTACATCAAGCGTTTCGAAGAAGAATCCAATTTACGGGCCGTCTTCATTGTCGATTCGTCCTCTTCTATGAAGTACGGCGCACCAGAGTATTCTAAGTATGATTGTGCGGCGACAATTGCAGTATCTCTGTCATCTGTATTGTTGAAACAACGTGATGCCGTCGGCCTGGCGATTCTGAATGATCGCGTGCAGGAAGATCTGCGGACCGGGAGTACTGCGTCGCATCTGGCTAAGTTTATGGAAGTGCTGCAAAACGTCGAACTGCAGGGAGAAACCGACATCGGTCCCGCCGTATCCCAGGTGGCAGATCAGATACATCGTCGGGGGATTGTTGTGGTACTTTCCGATTTACTGACACCCCTGGATCCGTTTTATGAATCTCTGGGCAAGCTGCAGTACGCGGGCCATGAGGTGATCGTGATGCATGTACTGCACCGCGATGAAGTCGAGCTCCCATTTAAGGACTCCGTGATCTTCAAGGATATCGAAGGTGAAGAAGAGATCTTTGCCGAGCCCTGGGCATTCCATAAGGCTTACCAGGCGGCGATGGAAGAATTCATTCAGGAAACTCGGCAGCGTTGTCAATTCTGTGGAATCGATTATCTGCAGATCTTCACCGACGATGACCTGAGCAGGGTGTTGAGCAGCTATTTGCATAATCGACAGTATGCAGGTTCCAAAACGCACCGGGGGCGAATGACCTCGCTCGGTGGTGCATCCAGTTCAGAAATGCTGGAAACGGACTCCCCTGCTCCGGATAACAGAACGAAACCATAA